The following are from one region of the Agelaius phoeniceus isolate bAgePho1 chromosome 20, bAgePho1.hap1, whole genome shotgun sequence genome:
- the ABR gene encoding active breakpoint cluster region-related protein isoform X2 — protein MEPLSHRGLPRLSWIDTLYSNFNYGADEYDAEGNEEPKALPEGSETMPYIDESPTMSPQLSARGQDSGDGVSPTPTDGLGTGGDRDAGKGLEMRKLVLSGFLASEEIYINQLEALLLPMKPLKATATTSQPVLTLQQIETIFYKIQDIYEIHKEFYDSLCPKVQQWDSNVTMGHLFQKLASQLGVYKAFVDNYKIALETAEKCSQSNYQFQKISEELKVKGPKDSKESHTSVTMEALLYKPIDRVTRSTLVLHDLLKHTPADHPDYPLLQDALRISQNFLSSINEDIDPRRTAVTTPKGETRQLVKDGFLVELSEGSRKLRHVFLFTDVLLCAKLKKTAVGKHQQYDCKWYVPLADLVFPSPEESEHCPQVHVIPDHELEDMKMKISAIKSEVQKEKANKGQSRAIERLKKKMFENEFWLLLNSPAIPFRIHNRNGKSYLFLLSSDYERSEWREAIQRLQKKDLQAFVLSSVELQVLTGSCFKLRTVHNIPVTSNKDDDESPGLYGFLHVIVHSAKGFKQSANLYCTLEVDSFGYFVSKAKTRVFRDTTEPQWNEEFEIELEGSQSLRILCYEKCYDKTKLNKDNNEIVDKIMGKGQIQLDPQAVQTKNWHMDVIEMNGIKVEFSMKFTSRDMSLKRTPSKKQTGVFGVKISVVTKRERSKVPYIVRQCVEEVEKRGIEEVGIYRISGVATDIQALKAVFDANNKDILVMLSDMDINAIAGTLKLYFRELPEPLLTDRLYPAFMEGIALSDPAAKENCMMHLLRSLPDPNLITFLFLLEHLKRVAEKEPINKMSLHNLATVFGPTLLRPSEGESKAHLTLASDIWSHDVMAQVQVLLYYLQHPPISFSELKRNTLYFSTDV, from the exons ATGGAGCCGCTGAGCCACCGCGGCCTGCCTCGCCTCTCCTGGATCGACACCCTCTACAGCA ACTTCAACTATGGCGCGGACGAGTACGACGCCGAGGGCAACGAGGAGCCCAAGGCGCTGCCGGAGGGCTCGGAAACCATGCCCTACATCGATGAGTCGCCCACCATGTCCCCCCAGCTCAGCGCCCGCGGCCAGGACAGCGGGGACGGTGTGTCACCCACGCCCACCGATGGCCTCGGCACAGGG GGCGACCGGGATGCTGGCAAAGGCCTGGAGATGCGGAAGTTGGTGCTCTCCGGTTTCCTGGCCAGTGAGGAGATCTACATCAACCAGCTGGAGGCCCTCTTGTTG CCCATGAAGCCACTGAAGGCCACGGCCACCACGTCGCAGCCTGTCCTCACCCTCCAGCAGATCGAGACCATTTTCTACAAGATCCAGGATATCTATGAGATCCACAAGGAGTTCTACGACAGCCTGTGCCCCAAGGTGCAGCAGTGGGACAGCAATGTCACCATGGGCCACCTCTTCCAGAAGCTG GCCAGCCAGCTGGGGGTCTACAAGGCCTTTGTGGATAACTACAAAATCGCTTTGGAGACGGCAGAGAAGTGCAGCCAGAGCAACTACCAGTTCCAGAAGATCTCAGAG GAGCTGAAGGTGAAGGGCCCCAAGGACTCCAAGGAGAGCCACACGTCTGTCACCATGGAGG CGCTGCTGTACAAACCCATTGACCGGGTGACACGGAGCACCCTTGTCCTGCAC GATCTCCTCAAGCACACCCCAGCTGACCACCCTGACTACCCGCTGCTCCAGGACGCCCTCCGCATCTCCCAGAACTTCCTCTCCAGCATCAATGAGGACATCGACCCCCGGAGGACAGCGGTCACCACCCCCAAAGGCGAG ACCCGGCAGCTTGTCAAGGATGGCTTCCTGGTGGAGCTGTCGGAGGGCTCGCGGAAGCTGCGGCACGTCTTCCTCTTCACCGAcgtgctgctctgtgccaagcTGAAGAAGACAGCAGTGGG gaagcaCCAGCAGTACGACTGCAAGTGGTACGTGCCCCTGGCCGACCTGGTGTTCCCCTCGCCGGAGGAGTCGGAGCACTGCCCGCAGGTCCACGTCATCCCCGACCACGAGCTGGAGGACATGAAGATGAAGATCTCGGCCATCAAGAGCGAGGTGCAGAAGGAG AAAGCCAACAAGGGGCAGAGCCGCGCCATCGAGCGCCTCAAGAAGAAGATGTTTGAGAACGAATTCTGGCTGCTGCTCAACTCCCCTGCCATTCCCTTCCGCATCCACAACCGCAACGGGAAG AGCTACctcttcctgctctcctccGACTACGAGCGCTCTGAGTGGAGAGAGGCCATCCAGAGACTGCAGAAAAAGG ACCTCCAGGCCTTTGTGCTGAGCTCAGTGGAGCTGCAGGTGCTCACAGGATCCTGCTTCAAGCTGCGAACTGTCCACAATATCCCAGTCACCAGCAACAAGGACG ATGACGAGTCCCCAGGGCTTTATGGGTTCCTGCACGTCATCGTCCACTCTGCCAAGGGCTTCAAGCAGTCAGCCA ATCTCTACTGCACACTGGAGGTGGACTCCTTTGGCTACTTTGTCAGCAAAGCCAAGACCAGGGTGTTCCGGGACACCACGGAGCCGCAGTGGAATGAG GAGTTTGAGATTGAGCTGGAGGGCTCCCAGTCCCTGCGCATCCTCTGCTACGAGAAGTGCTACGACAAGACCAAACTCAACAAGGACAACAACGAAATTGTGGACAAGATCATGGGCAAGGGGCAGATCCAG CTGGACCCACAGGCCGTGCAGACGAAGAACTGGCACATGGATGTGATTGAGATGAATGGA ATCAAGGTGGAGTTCTCCATGAAgttcacgagcagggacatgagCCTGAAGAGGACCCCGTCCAAAAAGCAGACTGGTGTCTTCGGGGTGAAAATCAGTGTTGTGACAAA GCGCGAGCGCTCCAAGGTGCCTTACATTGTGCGCCAGTGCGTGGAGGAGGTGGAGAAGAGGGGAATTGAAGAGGTTGGCATCTACAGGATCTCTGGAGTGGCCACTGACATCCAGGCATTGAAAGCTGTCTTTGATGCGA ATAACAAGGACATCCTGGTGATGCTGAGTGACATGGACATCAATGCCATCGCCGGCACGCTGAAGCTGTACTTCCGAGAGCTGCCCGAGCCCCTCCTCACTGACAGGCTCTACCCTGCCTTCATGGAGGGCATCG CTCTCTCGGATCCTGCTGCCAAGGAGAACTGCATGATGCACCTTCTCCGCTCGCTGCCTGACCCCAACCTCATCACCTTCCTCTTCCTGCTGGAGCACTTGAAAAG GGTGGCTGAAAAGGAACCTATCAACAAAATGTCTCTCCACAATCTGGCCACGGTTTTTGGACCAACACTTCTGAGACCCTCAGAGGGGGAGAGCAAGGCGCACCTCACCTTGGCCTCTGACATCTGGTCCCATGATGTGATGGCCCAG GTCCAGGTCCTTCTCTACTACCTGCAGCATCCTCCCATCTCCTTCAGCGAGCTCAAACGCAACACACTTTACTTCTCCACGGACGTGTAG
- the ABR gene encoding active breakpoint cluster region-related protein isoform X1: MAAGEAARADFARHWQAQFPGEPAPRMELGSVRAMERELERCRRHLRRLQRALAEERFKVGYLEAALARAPPPPAAPRPAGSSPEGGSAGSSDAEDASSADFNYGADEYDAEGNEEPKALPEGSETMPYIDESPTMSPQLSARGQDSGDGVSPTPTDGLGTGGDRDAGKGLEMRKLVLSGFLASEEIYINQLEALLLPMKPLKATATTSQPVLTLQQIETIFYKIQDIYEIHKEFYDSLCPKVQQWDSNVTMGHLFQKLASQLGVYKAFVDNYKIALETAEKCSQSNYQFQKISEELKVKGPKDSKESHTSVTMEALLYKPIDRVTRSTLVLHDLLKHTPADHPDYPLLQDALRISQNFLSSINEDIDPRRTAVTTPKGETRQLVKDGFLVELSEGSRKLRHVFLFTDVLLCAKLKKTAVGKHQQYDCKWYVPLADLVFPSPEESEHCPQVHVIPDHELEDMKMKISAIKSEVQKEKANKGQSRAIERLKKKMFENEFWLLLNSPAIPFRIHNRNGKSYLFLLSSDYERSEWREAIQRLQKKDLQAFVLSSVELQVLTGSCFKLRTVHNIPVTSNKDDDESPGLYGFLHVIVHSAKGFKQSANLYCTLEVDSFGYFVSKAKTRVFRDTTEPQWNEEFEIELEGSQSLRILCYEKCYDKTKLNKDNNEIVDKIMGKGQIQLDPQAVQTKNWHMDVIEMNGIKVEFSMKFTSRDMSLKRTPSKKQTGVFGVKISVVTKRERSKVPYIVRQCVEEVEKRGIEEVGIYRISGVATDIQALKAVFDANNKDILVMLSDMDINAIAGTLKLYFRELPEPLLTDRLYPAFMEGIALSDPAAKENCMMHLLRSLPDPNLITFLFLLEHLKRVAEKEPINKMSLHNLATVFGPTLLRPSEGESKAHLTLASDIWSHDVMAQVQVLLYYLQHPPISFSELKRNTLYFSTDV, encoded by the exons ATGGCGGCGGGCGAGGCGGCCCGGGCGGACTTCGCTCGGCACTGGCAGGCGCAGTTCCCGGGGGAGCCGGCGCCCCGCATGGAGCTGGGCTCGGTGCGGGCCATGGAGCGGGAGCTGGAGCGCTGCCGCCGCCACCTGCGCCGCCTGCAGCGGGCGCTGGCCGAGGAGCGCTTCAAGGTGGGGTACCTGGAGGCGGCGCTggcccgggccccgccgccgcccgccgccccccggcccGCGGGCAGCTCCCCGGAGGGCGGCAGCGCCGGCAGCTCGGACGCGGAGGACGCTTCCTCGGCAG ACTTCAACTATGGCGCGGACGAGTACGACGCCGAGGGCAACGAGGAGCCCAAGGCGCTGCCGGAGGGCTCGGAAACCATGCCCTACATCGATGAGTCGCCCACCATGTCCCCCCAGCTCAGCGCCCGCGGCCAGGACAGCGGGGACGGTGTGTCACCCACGCCCACCGATGGCCTCGGCACAGGG GGCGACCGGGATGCTGGCAAAGGCCTGGAGATGCGGAAGTTGGTGCTCTCCGGTTTCCTGGCCAGTGAGGAGATCTACATCAACCAGCTGGAGGCCCTCTTGTTG CCCATGAAGCCACTGAAGGCCACGGCCACCACGTCGCAGCCTGTCCTCACCCTCCAGCAGATCGAGACCATTTTCTACAAGATCCAGGATATCTATGAGATCCACAAGGAGTTCTACGACAGCCTGTGCCCCAAGGTGCAGCAGTGGGACAGCAATGTCACCATGGGCCACCTCTTCCAGAAGCTG GCCAGCCAGCTGGGGGTCTACAAGGCCTTTGTGGATAACTACAAAATCGCTTTGGAGACGGCAGAGAAGTGCAGCCAGAGCAACTACCAGTTCCAGAAGATCTCAGAG GAGCTGAAGGTGAAGGGCCCCAAGGACTCCAAGGAGAGCCACACGTCTGTCACCATGGAGG CGCTGCTGTACAAACCCATTGACCGGGTGACACGGAGCACCCTTGTCCTGCAC GATCTCCTCAAGCACACCCCAGCTGACCACCCTGACTACCCGCTGCTCCAGGACGCCCTCCGCATCTCCCAGAACTTCCTCTCCAGCATCAATGAGGACATCGACCCCCGGAGGACAGCGGTCACCACCCCCAAAGGCGAG ACCCGGCAGCTTGTCAAGGATGGCTTCCTGGTGGAGCTGTCGGAGGGCTCGCGGAAGCTGCGGCACGTCTTCCTCTTCACCGAcgtgctgctctgtgccaagcTGAAGAAGACAGCAGTGGG gaagcaCCAGCAGTACGACTGCAAGTGGTACGTGCCCCTGGCCGACCTGGTGTTCCCCTCGCCGGAGGAGTCGGAGCACTGCCCGCAGGTCCACGTCATCCCCGACCACGAGCTGGAGGACATGAAGATGAAGATCTCGGCCATCAAGAGCGAGGTGCAGAAGGAG AAAGCCAACAAGGGGCAGAGCCGCGCCATCGAGCGCCTCAAGAAGAAGATGTTTGAGAACGAATTCTGGCTGCTGCTCAACTCCCCTGCCATTCCCTTCCGCATCCACAACCGCAACGGGAAG AGCTACctcttcctgctctcctccGACTACGAGCGCTCTGAGTGGAGAGAGGCCATCCAGAGACTGCAGAAAAAGG ACCTCCAGGCCTTTGTGCTGAGCTCAGTGGAGCTGCAGGTGCTCACAGGATCCTGCTTCAAGCTGCGAACTGTCCACAATATCCCAGTCACCAGCAACAAGGACG ATGACGAGTCCCCAGGGCTTTATGGGTTCCTGCACGTCATCGTCCACTCTGCCAAGGGCTTCAAGCAGTCAGCCA ATCTCTACTGCACACTGGAGGTGGACTCCTTTGGCTACTTTGTCAGCAAAGCCAAGACCAGGGTGTTCCGGGACACCACGGAGCCGCAGTGGAATGAG GAGTTTGAGATTGAGCTGGAGGGCTCCCAGTCCCTGCGCATCCTCTGCTACGAGAAGTGCTACGACAAGACCAAACTCAACAAGGACAACAACGAAATTGTGGACAAGATCATGGGCAAGGGGCAGATCCAG CTGGACCCACAGGCCGTGCAGACGAAGAACTGGCACATGGATGTGATTGAGATGAATGGA ATCAAGGTGGAGTTCTCCATGAAgttcacgagcagggacatgagCCTGAAGAGGACCCCGTCCAAAAAGCAGACTGGTGTCTTCGGGGTGAAAATCAGTGTTGTGACAAA GCGCGAGCGCTCCAAGGTGCCTTACATTGTGCGCCAGTGCGTGGAGGAGGTGGAGAAGAGGGGAATTGAAGAGGTTGGCATCTACAGGATCTCTGGAGTGGCCACTGACATCCAGGCATTGAAAGCTGTCTTTGATGCGA ATAACAAGGACATCCTGGTGATGCTGAGTGACATGGACATCAATGCCATCGCCGGCACGCTGAAGCTGTACTTCCGAGAGCTGCCCGAGCCCCTCCTCACTGACAGGCTCTACCCTGCCTTCATGGAGGGCATCG CTCTCTCGGATCCTGCTGCCAAGGAGAACTGCATGATGCACCTTCTCCGCTCGCTGCCTGACCCCAACCTCATCACCTTCCTCTTCCTGCTGGAGCACTTGAAAAG GGTGGCTGAAAAGGAACCTATCAACAAAATGTCTCTCCACAATCTGGCCACGGTTTTTGGACCAACACTTCTGAGACCCTCAGAGGGGGAGAGCAAGGCGCACCTCACCTTGGCCTCTGACATCTGGTCCCATGATGTGATGGCCCAG GTCCAGGTCCTTCTCTACTACCTGCAGCATCCTCCCATCTCCTTCAGCGAGCTCAAACGCAACACACTTTACTTCTCCACGGACGTGTAG
- the BHLHA9 gene encoding class A basic helix-loop-helix protein 9, with amino-acid sequence MAGAAVGKGRPEPDSSEEELDARDAPQACYRQGLWVSQGKGADASPGDTDGAKVRKRSRPARSKARRMAANVRERKRILDYNQAFNALRLALKHDLGGKRLSKIATLRRAINRIAALSLSLRGAGCCWPCAHPECRARAGLPAQEPGLRGSLPQLPWEPVPAGARCPPSPLSAAFSPQRQLHHHESPKENRACGSGGIPHPGQQRFTGSPQEPPAGAVPWQPGYCQGWAQQRCLPSH; translated from the coding sequence ATGGCCGGAGCAGCCGTGGGGAAAGGGCGGCCGGAGCCCGACAGCTCCGAGGAGGAGCTGGACGCGAGGGACGCACCCCAGGCGTGCTACAGGCAGGGTTTGTGGGTGTCCCAAGGCAAGGGAGCAGACGCCAGCCCGGGGGACACGGACGGGGCGaaggtgaggaagaggagcaggccGGCACGCTCCAAGGCCAGGAGGATGGCTGCCAACGTCAGGGAGCGTAAGAGGATTCTGGACTACAACCAAGCCTTCAACGCCCTGCGGCTGGCCCTCAAGCACGACCTCGGTGGCAAAAGGCTCTCTAAAATCGCAACGCTCCGGCGAGCCATCAACCGGATCGCGGCTCTGTCGCTGTCCCTGCGCGGCGCCgggtgctgctggccctgcgCCCACCCCGAGTGCCGcgcccgggccgggctccctgcgcaggagccggggctgaggggcagcctcccccagctgccctgggagcccGTTCCTGCCGGGGCACGGTGCCCTCCGTCCCCTCTCAGCGCGGCGTTTTCCCCTCAGCGGCAGCTCCATCACCACGAGAGCCCCAAGGAGAATCGCGCCTGCGGCTCCGGCGGGATCCCGCACCCCGGCCAGCAGCGATTCACGGGCAGCCCGCAAGAGCCCCCGGCCGGGGCTGTCCCCTGGCAGCCGGGCtactgccagggctgggcacagcagcgGTGCCTCCCCTCGCACTGA
- the ABR gene encoding active breakpoint cluster region-related protein isoform X3 — protein sequence MEEEEEAIGYLDKVLEDEDDSEPGTPTSPVSPFSAGDKGDRDAGKGLEMRKLVLSGFLASEEIYINQLEALLLPMKPLKATATTSQPVLTLQQIETIFYKIQDIYEIHKEFYDSLCPKVQQWDSNVTMGHLFQKLASQLGVYKAFVDNYKIALETAEKCSQSNYQFQKISEELKVKGPKDSKESHTSVTMEALLYKPIDRVTRSTLVLHDLLKHTPADHPDYPLLQDALRISQNFLSSINEDIDPRRTAVTTPKGETRQLVKDGFLVELSEGSRKLRHVFLFTDVLLCAKLKKTAVGKHQQYDCKWYVPLADLVFPSPEESEHCPQVHVIPDHELEDMKMKISAIKSEVQKEKANKGQSRAIERLKKKMFENEFWLLLNSPAIPFRIHNRNGKSYLFLLSSDYERSEWREAIQRLQKKDLQAFVLSSVELQVLTGSCFKLRTVHNIPVTSNKDDDESPGLYGFLHVIVHSAKGFKQSANLYCTLEVDSFGYFVSKAKTRVFRDTTEPQWNEEFEIELEGSQSLRILCYEKCYDKTKLNKDNNEIVDKIMGKGQIQLDPQAVQTKNWHMDVIEMNGIKVEFSMKFTSRDMSLKRTPSKKQTGVFGVKISVVTKRERSKVPYIVRQCVEEVEKRGIEEVGIYRISGVATDIQALKAVFDANNKDILVMLSDMDINAIAGTLKLYFRELPEPLLTDRLYPAFMEGIALSDPAAKENCMMHLLRSLPDPNLITFLFLLEHLKRVAEKEPINKMSLHNLATVFGPTLLRPSEGESKAHLTLASDIWSHDVMAQVQVLLYYLQHPPISFSELKRNTLYFSTDV from the exons atggaggaggaagaggaggccaTAGGGTACCTGGATAAAGTGCTGGAGGATGAAGATGACTCTGAGCCAGGAACCCCCACCAGCCCCGTGTCTCCATTTTCGGCCGGCGACAAG GGCGACCGGGATGCTGGCAAAGGCCTGGAGATGCGGAAGTTGGTGCTCTCCGGTTTCCTGGCCAGTGAGGAGATCTACATCAACCAGCTGGAGGCCCTCTTGTTG CCCATGAAGCCACTGAAGGCCACGGCCACCACGTCGCAGCCTGTCCTCACCCTCCAGCAGATCGAGACCATTTTCTACAAGATCCAGGATATCTATGAGATCCACAAGGAGTTCTACGACAGCCTGTGCCCCAAGGTGCAGCAGTGGGACAGCAATGTCACCATGGGCCACCTCTTCCAGAAGCTG GCCAGCCAGCTGGGGGTCTACAAGGCCTTTGTGGATAACTACAAAATCGCTTTGGAGACGGCAGAGAAGTGCAGCCAGAGCAACTACCAGTTCCAGAAGATCTCAGAG GAGCTGAAGGTGAAGGGCCCCAAGGACTCCAAGGAGAGCCACACGTCTGTCACCATGGAGG CGCTGCTGTACAAACCCATTGACCGGGTGACACGGAGCACCCTTGTCCTGCAC GATCTCCTCAAGCACACCCCAGCTGACCACCCTGACTACCCGCTGCTCCAGGACGCCCTCCGCATCTCCCAGAACTTCCTCTCCAGCATCAATGAGGACATCGACCCCCGGAGGACAGCGGTCACCACCCCCAAAGGCGAG ACCCGGCAGCTTGTCAAGGATGGCTTCCTGGTGGAGCTGTCGGAGGGCTCGCGGAAGCTGCGGCACGTCTTCCTCTTCACCGAcgtgctgctctgtgccaagcTGAAGAAGACAGCAGTGGG gaagcaCCAGCAGTACGACTGCAAGTGGTACGTGCCCCTGGCCGACCTGGTGTTCCCCTCGCCGGAGGAGTCGGAGCACTGCCCGCAGGTCCACGTCATCCCCGACCACGAGCTGGAGGACATGAAGATGAAGATCTCGGCCATCAAGAGCGAGGTGCAGAAGGAG AAAGCCAACAAGGGGCAGAGCCGCGCCATCGAGCGCCTCAAGAAGAAGATGTTTGAGAACGAATTCTGGCTGCTGCTCAACTCCCCTGCCATTCCCTTCCGCATCCACAACCGCAACGGGAAG AGCTACctcttcctgctctcctccGACTACGAGCGCTCTGAGTGGAGAGAGGCCATCCAGAGACTGCAGAAAAAGG ACCTCCAGGCCTTTGTGCTGAGCTCAGTGGAGCTGCAGGTGCTCACAGGATCCTGCTTCAAGCTGCGAACTGTCCACAATATCCCAGTCACCAGCAACAAGGACG ATGACGAGTCCCCAGGGCTTTATGGGTTCCTGCACGTCATCGTCCACTCTGCCAAGGGCTTCAAGCAGTCAGCCA ATCTCTACTGCACACTGGAGGTGGACTCCTTTGGCTACTTTGTCAGCAAAGCCAAGACCAGGGTGTTCCGGGACACCACGGAGCCGCAGTGGAATGAG GAGTTTGAGATTGAGCTGGAGGGCTCCCAGTCCCTGCGCATCCTCTGCTACGAGAAGTGCTACGACAAGACCAAACTCAACAAGGACAACAACGAAATTGTGGACAAGATCATGGGCAAGGGGCAGATCCAG CTGGACCCACAGGCCGTGCAGACGAAGAACTGGCACATGGATGTGATTGAGATGAATGGA ATCAAGGTGGAGTTCTCCATGAAgttcacgagcagggacatgagCCTGAAGAGGACCCCGTCCAAAAAGCAGACTGGTGTCTTCGGGGTGAAAATCAGTGTTGTGACAAA GCGCGAGCGCTCCAAGGTGCCTTACATTGTGCGCCAGTGCGTGGAGGAGGTGGAGAAGAGGGGAATTGAAGAGGTTGGCATCTACAGGATCTCTGGAGTGGCCACTGACATCCAGGCATTGAAAGCTGTCTTTGATGCGA ATAACAAGGACATCCTGGTGATGCTGAGTGACATGGACATCAATGCCATCGCCGGCACGCTGAAGCTGTACTTCCGAGAGCTGCCCGAGCCCCTCCTCACTGACAGGCTCTACCCTGCCTTCATGGAGGGCATCG CTCTCTCGGATCCTGCTGCCAAGGAGAACTGCATGATGCACCTTCTCCGCTCGCTGCCTGACCCCAACCTCATCACCTTCCTCTTCCTGCTGGAGCACTTGAAAAG GGTGGCTGAAAAGGAACCTATCAACAAAATGTCTCTCCACAATCTGGCCACGGTTTTTGGACCAACACTTCTGAGACCCTCAGAGGGGGAGAGCAAGGCGCACCTCACCTTGGCCTCTGACATCTGGTCCCATGATGTGATGGCCCAG GTCCAGGTCCTTCTCTACTACCTGCAGCATCCTCCCATCTCCTTCAGCGAGCTCAAACGCAACACACTTTACTTCTCCACGGACGTGTAG
- the ABR gene encoding active breakpoint cluster region-related protein isoform X4: protein MTEVLVQPEGSPGAGGERGVEEPEGKRAPNTGARLWGRVRSKLLRQKLDPQAVQTKNWHMDVIEMNGIKVEFSMKFTSRDMSLKRTPSKKQTGVFGVKISVVTKRERSKVPYIVRQCVEEVEKRGIEEVGIYRISGVATDIQALKAVFDANNKDILVMLSDMDINAIAGTLKLYFRELPEPLLTDRLYPAFMEGIALSDPAAKENCMMHLLRSLPDPNLITFLFLLEHLKRVAEKEPINKMSLHNLATVFGPTLLRPSEGESKAHLTLASDIWSHDVMAQVQVLLYYLQHPPISFSELKRNTLYFSTDV from the exons ATGACGGAGGTGTTGGTGCAGCCGGAGGGCAGCCCCGGTGCCGGGGGCGAGCGCGGCGTGGAGGAGCCCGAGGGGAAGCGAGCCCCGAACACGGGCGCCCGGCTCTGGGGCAGGGTGCGCAGCAAACTGCTCCGGCAGAAG CTGGACCCACAGGCCGTGCAGACGAAGAACTGGCACATGGATGTGATTGAGATGAATGGA ATCAAGGTGGAGTTCTCCATGAAgttcacgagcagggacatgagCCTGAAGAGGACCCCGTCCAAAAAGCAGACTGGTGTCTTCGGGGTGAAAATCAGTGTTGTGACAAA GCGCGAGCGCTCCAAGGTGCCTTACATTGTGCGCCAGTGCGTGGAGGAGGTGGAGAAGAGGGGAATTGAAGAGGTTGGCATCTACAGGATCTCTGGAGTGGCCACTGACATCCAGGCATTGAAAGCTGTCTTTGATGCGA ATAACAAGGACATCCTGGTGATGCTGAGTGACATGGACATCAATGCCATCGCCGGCACGCTGAAGCTGTACTTCCGAGAGCTGCCCGAGCCCCTCCTCACTGACAGGCTCTACCCTGCCTTCATGGAGGGCATCG CTCTCTCGGATCCTGCTGCCAAGGAGAACTGCATGATGCACCTTCTCCGCTCGCTGCCTGACCCCAACCTCATCACCTTCCTCTTCCTGCTGGAGCACTTGAAAAG GGTGGCTGAAAAGGAACCTATCAACAAAATGTCTCTCCACAATCTGGCCACGGTTTTTGGACCAACACTTCTGAGACCCTCAGAGGGGGAGAGCAAGGCGCACCTCACCTTGGCCTCTGACATCTGGTCCCATGATGTGATGGCCCAG GTCCAGGTCCTTCTCTACTACCTGCAGCATCCTCCCATCTCCTTCAGCGAGCTCAAACGCAACACACTTTACTTCTCCACGGACGTGTAG